A region of Cyanobacteriota bacterium DNA encodes the following proteins:
- a CDS encoding adenine phosphoribosyltransferase, with protein sequence MDIKSLIREVPDFPKPGILFKDITTLLGNTEGLAHTINMLADRCAGLGATAIVGIESRGFIFGAPLAYRLGVGFVPVRKPGKLPAAVHSVEYALEYGSDRLEMHQDALKSSDRVLIVDDVLATGGTAAATATLVKQAGCQLVGFAFVIELLALNGRQKLFDAPIVTLVDY encoded by the coding sequence ATGGACATCAAGTCTCTAATTCGAGAGGTTCCAGATTTTCCCAAACCCGGCATCCTGTTTAAAGACATTACAACCCTGCTAGGTAATACTGAAGGTCTAGCACACACCATCAACATGTTGGCAGACCGCTGTGCAGGATTAGGGGCAACTGCCATCGTAGGGATTGAATCGAGAGGCTTTATTTTTGGGGCACCGCTGGCCTACAGACTGGGTGTGGGCTTTGTGCCTGTGCGCAAACCTGGCAAACTTCCGGCTGCGGTTCATAGTGTCGAATACGCGCTGGAATATGGCAGCGATCGCCTAGAGATGCACCAAGATGCCCTTAAATCTAGCGATCGTGTACTTATTGTCGATGATGTGCTTGCTACTGGAGGCACGGCTGCGGCTACCGCCACACTGGTCAAACAAGCTGGCTGCCAACTGGTAGGGTTTGCCTTCGTGATTGAATTACTCGCCCTAAATGGACGACAAAAGTTATTTGACGCACCAATTGTGACCTTAGTTGATTACTAA